Genomic DNA from Deltaproteobacteria bacterium GWC2_65_14:
CTCGCTATTCGCTCGGCGCCCGGGGACGGTTCGAGTCCCCGGGGTCGGCTATGGTTGTGAAATGAATCGTGGTGATGGTGCCGAAGGGGGGACTCGAACCCCCACGTGGTTGCCCACACTAGACCCTGAATCTAGCGCGTCTGCCAATTCCGCCACTTCGGCGCCCGGCTGCGGAACTACAAAGTATAGCAAAGGGCCCCGGCCAGGCAAGCGGGAAAACGCCTTCCCCGGGGCCATGGCGCGGGAAACTCATGGACGCAGAGGATTCGCGGGAACGGTCCGCTCCAGCTTCGTTGCGCTCCTTGCGCCGGGGGGGGACACTCTTGGTTTTCTCGCTGATCACACAAAGAGTGTCCCCCGCCATCCTCAGTCGCGCGCCTCGCCGGCGCGGCGCATCGAGGCTCTCGGTGCGACACCGTATTTATGAAGCGGAGTACTTAGGGACAGCCCTACCGATGAGGGACAGAAGATTCTGGGAACGGTGGCTCCGGGAGCATGCGGAGACGCTCGCGCCGAAACCCTCCTCGGTGCGGGAATGGTACCGGGCCGCCGGGGTCCGGAAGGGGGAGCGCCGCCACTTCCGGGCGGCCCTGCAGGGGGCCTCCCTGTGGACCTCCCCGCGAAAGCGAGGGAAAGGGCGCAGCCTGCGCGACGGGGAGGAAAAGCCGGGGGGGGGGCATGGAGGCGCGCGTTCCGACGACACGAGGAGCGAACCGCACGGTCCCCGAAGGGAGGGGAGGCTCCGGTTTACGCGGGAAGGTCGCCCCCTCGTCCTGACGGGCTCTCCGCAGGAGCCTGCGATCCGGATCCCGGGGAATTCCCTTTCCGGGGCGTGGCCCGGGGACCGGGTGGAGGTGAGGCTGGAAAGAAGGAGAGGGGGCGCCCCTCCGTACGGCCGGGTCGTCCGCATCGTCGAGCGGGGATTCCGGGAGTTCGTGGGACGCTTCACCGCGTCCGGCGATTCCGCGTTCGTCCGGTTCCGCGACCGTGAAGGGGAATTTCTCGTCCCCGCGACCGTTCCGAACGGTCTGCGGCCGCAGCAGGGGGAGCTGGTCCTCGCGGAGGTATCCGAGTATCCCCGACCCGGAAAGGAAGGAAGGGCAAGCCTTCTCCGGACCCTGGGGAAGGAGCATACCCTCGAGACGATCGTCCTGTCGGTGGTCTCCGCGAAAGGGGTCCCGTCCCGGTTCCCGGAAGGGGCCCTGGAGGAGGCGGCGCGCCTGCCCCGATCGGTGCGCCTCCCGCGATCCGGAGGGCGGGAGGCGCCGGGGGAAGTCCGGCGGGTGGACCAGAGGCATCTGCCCTTTGTGACGATCGACGGGGAGGATGCGCGCGACTTCGACGACGCCGTCTGCATGGTCCGGGAGCGGGGGAGAACCCGCCTTCTGGTGGCGATCGCGGACGTGTCGCACTATGTTCCCCCGGGGAGCGAGGTCGACCGGGAAGCCTACCGGCGGGGAACCAGCGTGTATTTCCCGGACCGGTGCATCCCCATGCTGCCGGCCCCGCTGTCCGAGGGGATCTGCAGCCTCAAGCCCGAAGTGAACCGCCTTGCCGTGACGGTGGAGATCCCGATCGGGGAGGGGGGAGAGCCTCTCGCGGCCTCCTTCTACCCGTCGGTGATCCGCAGCCGGTCCCGGCTCACCTACGCGCGCGTGCATGCCCATCTCGCCGGGGAGGCGTCCGGGCGGAGGGGAGGAATCGGGGGCCAGGTCGGGAGGATGCTCCGGGAGATGGAGATCCTCGCCGGCCGGCTCACACGAGCCCGCGCCGGGCGCGGATCCCTGGACCTCGAACTTCCCGAGACCAGGATCGACGTGGCCGATTCCCTGCCGGTGGGCGTGGTGCACGCGCCCCGCTGGGAGGCCCACCGGATCATCGAGGAGTTCATGCTGCTCGCGAACGCGGCCGTGGCGGAATTCCTGTCCGCGCGCGGGTTTTCCTTCCTGTTCCGGATCCACGAGCCGCCGGCGGAAGAGCGGGTCGCGGAATTCGAGGAGACCGCGGCCAGGCTGCTGCGGCGCTCCCGGGCGACCGGGAGCCGGGAGATTCCCAGGCGCCTCCAGGCCTGGGCCGACGCGGCGAAGGGGGGAAAGTACGAGAAGCAGGTTCACCTGTCGCTGCTGCGGAGCCTGATGCTCGCCCGGTACGGGCCCGAGGAGAAGGGGCACTTCGGGCTGGCCCTTGCACGCTATGCCCATTTCACCTCCCCGATCCGGCGGTACCCCGACCTCGTGGTGCACCGGGTCCTCAAGGCGGCGCTGGGAGATGCGGGGTATCCGGAGTACTCCGGCACGGTTGCCGCGAAGGGAACGGCGCTTGGCGAGCATCTGAGCGCCCGCGAGCGGGCCGCGATGGAGGCGGAGCGGGACGTCTCCGCCCGCGCGAAAGCGCTCTTTCTCTCGAAACGGACGGGGGAAACGTTCCCGGGATCGATCGGCTCCGTCACCCGGCACGGGTTTTTCGTGGAACTGGAGGAGATTCCGGTGGAGGGGTACGTTCCCGTGTCGACTCTCCGGGACGACCTCTACCGGTATTCTCCGGAGCGGGGGGAATGGTACGGGACGGTGCGCGGAACACGGCTTGCGCCCGCGGACCGGGTCCTGGTCCGCCTGTTCCGGGCGGATCCGGACCGGGGGCAGATCGATTTCCTTTTCGTTGAAAAACTCCCGGAATCCCTCTAGAATGAGGGACAATTTGGAGGGACCATGGCCAAGAAACTTCTTCTCGCGGAAGACAGCCTGACCATCCAGAAGGTGTTCGCCCTCACCTTCCAACAGTCCGACATCTCGCTGACCACGGTGGACAACGGGGAGGATGCCGTACGCCTCGCCGGGGAGATCTCCCCGGACCTCGTGGTCGCCGACGTCACCCTTCCCGACCGGGACGGGTTCGATGTGGCTACCACGCTGCGCGGCCAGGAGGCGACCCGTTCCTGCCCGATCCTGATCCTCGCCGGAAGCCTTCCCCCGTTCGACGAGGAGAAGTTCCGGAAATGCGGGGCCGACGGGGTGCTGTTCAAGCCGTTCGAGTCCCAGGAGCTGATCGACAAGGTGGAGGCGCTGCTGCGGAGCGGGGAGGTTCCCGCCGAAGGCCCGACGGAAGAGGCGGCTGCGGGCGCGGAGGAACTCTGGGACTTCAGCGACGTCCTGGAGGAGGTGAACGAGGAGACCGGGAAGGGAGCCGCCGCTGCTGCGCCTACGGAGAGCCTTCTCCCCGGAGCCGGCGGGATGGCCGGAAAGGGGGAGGAGCTGGGCTCTCTGGAGGAATTCGACGTTTCCCTGGAGGAGATCGCGAGGGAGGAGGAGCTGGAGTCCGTGCAGGCCGAGGAGGCCGCTCCCGCGGAAGCCGTGGAGGATATCGCCCCGGTGGTCTCCCACGCGGAGGATCTCGCCTACGACGATTCTCCCCCCGCGGTGACCGACCTGACCTCCGCGATCGAAGCTGCCGGAGGTTTGCAGATGGAGGAGACGCAGGAGTTTACGGCCGCGACGGAGGAGGCCGGGCCGGCCGAGGCGCCGGAAACCGCACCGGAGGTCCGGGCGGAGCCCTTCGTTCCGGCGATAACCGCTGTGCAGGCTGCCCCGGAGACGCTCCTTCCGGCGGAGGACCGGCTCCGGGAGGAATTTTCCGACAGGGCACGGGAGATCCTCGAGCGGGTCGCTGCGGAGACCGTGGAGAAGGTGATGTGGGAGATGATGGACCGCCTCTCCGCGGAGATCACGGAGAAGATCCGGGAGGCGGTCGAGGCTGTGGCGTGGGAAGTCATCCCGGCGACCGCGGAGTCGGTGATCCGCGAGGAGATCGAACGGATCCGCACGAAAACCGGGGAATAATCCACAGAGCACGAAGAGCGGCCGGAAGGCCTGTCCCTTTCGCGTGGAGCCGGGTGCTCTTGCGGAAAGGCGAGGGACGCTCCCGCCGGGCGCGGGAAGGATTCCGGGGAGCGGGACGGATGGGTTCGCAGGAGCAGGACAAATCGTACGATCCGGCGAAGGCCGAATCGAAGTGGTATGAGTACTGGATGGAACAGCGGCTGTTCCACGCCGACCCGTCCGGTCCCGGTGAGGCCTACTCGATCGTCATCCCCCCCCCGAACGTGACCGGTTCCCTCCACATGGGGCACGCGCTGAACGTGACGCTCCAGGATGTCCTGGTGCGGTACCACAGGATGTGCGGGAAAAACACGCTCTGGCTCCCCGGCACCGACCACGCGGGGATCGCGACGCAGAACGTGGTCGAGCGGCTGCTCGCGCGGGAGGGGGTGGACCGGCAGACGCTGGGGCGCGATCGGTTCGTCGAGCGGGTATGGCGCTGGAAGGAGGAGAGCGGCGGGGCGATCCTGAACCAGCTTCGTCGGCTGGGGGCCGCGTGCGACTGGGAACGGGAGCGGTTCACCATGGACGAGGGGCTGTCCCGCGCGGTCCGCGAGGCCTTCGTCCGGCTCTACCGGAAGGGGCTCGTCTACCGGGGGCGGTACATCATCAACTGGTGTCCCCGCTGCCGGACCGCGCTCTCCGACCTCGAGGTCGCCTACGAGGAGACGAAGGGCGCCCTCTACTACATCCGGTACCCGGAGCTTTCGGGCCGCCGCAGCGTGGTGGTGGTCACGACCCGCCCCGAGACGATGCTGGGGGACACCGCGGTGGCGGTGCACCCCAAGGATGAGCGGTACGCGGGCCGGACCGGCGCGACGCTCCGCCTCCCCCTGATGAACCGCCCGATTCCGCTGCTCGCCGACGAGATGGTCGACCCGGCCTTCGGGACGGGTGCGGTCAAGATCACTCCCGCCCACGACCCGAACGACTTCGAGGTGGCCCGCCGGCACGAGCTTCCCTCCGTGCAGGTGATCGACGACTCCGGCGTCATGACGAAGGAGGCGGGCCGCTTCTCCGGGATGGACCGGTTCCGGTGCCGGGAGGCGGTGGTCGAGGCCCTCCGGGCGGAGAACCTCCTGGAGAGGGAGGAGCCCCATCTCCACAACGTCGGGAACTGCTACCGGTGCAGGACCGTCGTGGAGCCGATGGAGAGCATCCAGTGGTTCGTGAAGACCGCCCCCCTCGCGGAACCGGCCATCCGGGCCGTCCGGTCGGGGGAGACCCGGATCGTCCCCGGGAACTGGGAGCGGACCTATTTCGACTGGATGGAGAACATCCGCGACTGGTGCGTCTCCCGGCAGATCTGGTGGGGGCACCGGATCCCCGCCTTCCACTGCGACGGGTGCGGGCACACGATGGTGGAGACGGACCGCCCGGACCGCTGCTCCTCCTGCGGATCGGGGGAGGTCCGGGAGGAGGAGGATGTCCTGGACACCTGGTTCTCCTCCTCGCTCTGGCCCTTCTCCACGATGGGGTGGCCCGACGCCACGGAAGACCTGGAGCGGTACTATCCCACCTCCGCGCTGGTGACCGGGTTCGACATCCTCTTCTTCTGGGTCGCCCGGATGATGATGATGGGGATCGAGTTCACGGGGAAGGCCCCCTTCCGCGACGTGGTCATCCACGCCCTCGTGCGGGACGCGAAGGGGGAGAAGATGAGCAAGACCCGGGGGAACGTGATCGATCCCCTCGAGCTGATGGAGCGGTACGGGACCGACGCCTTCCGGTTCACCCTGCTGGCGATGGCGGTCCAGGGGCGGGACATCCGGATGGCGGACGACCGCCTGGAAGGGTACCGGAACTTCATGAACAAGATCTGGCAGGCGGGCCGGTTCGTGCGGATGCATGTCGACGGGAACACGTCCCGGGCGCTTCCGGCCGACCTGCCCGACGTGGACCGGTGGATCCTGTCCCGGCTGACGCGGGCGGTCGACGGGATCCGGAAGGGGATCGAGGAATACCGGTACAACGACGCGGCTTCCGCCTTCTACCAGTTCACCTGGCACGAGTTCTGCGACTGGTACCTGGAGATGATCAAGCCCTCCCTCCTGCAGGAGTCGGATCCGGCGGCACGGGAGAGCCAGCGCGCCGTGCTGCTCCACGTCTTCGAGACGCTGCTGGCGCTGGGGCACCCCTTCATCCCCTACATCACGGAGGAGATCTGGCACCTGCTGCCGGGGGAGCGGAGGAGCCTCCTGGCGCGGTCCTATCCCGAAGCGGACCCGGCCGCGGCGGAGGTGGACGTCGAGGAGCGGATGGGGCGGCTGATGGAGATCGTCCGCGCGGTGCGAAACATCCGGAGCGAGCTGAACGTCCCCCCCGCGAAGAAGGTGGAGATCCGGCTGAAGGGGCGGGCGGAGGAGATGCGTTTCGTCAGGGCCCACGAGGAGATCCTGCTCCGCCTCGCGCGGGCGGGGCGGGTGGCCTACAAGGACCCCGAATACATCCCCGTCCAGGACGCGACCGCCGTGGTGAACGACATCGAGGTCTGCATCCCGCTGGCGGGGCTGATCGACTTCGGGCAGGAGGCGCAGCGTCTCCGGAAGGAGATCGACAAGGCCTCCGCGGAACTGTCGGTCGTCGGCGCCAAGCTGGCGAACGAGAAGTTCGTGGAGAACGCCCCCCCCGACATCGTCGAGGCGCACCACGAGAGGAGGACGGGGCTGGAGGAGAAGATCGCGAAGCTCTCGAAGAATCTCGAGCTGGTGAGCCGGTACCTCGCATGATCCACCGGCTGGAATTCGAGGAAACGGTCCGGGCGGCGCTCCGGGAGGATGCCCCGTTCGGGGATCCGTTCGGGTCGGCCTTCACGCGGGCCGGCCGGGGGGTCTTCCTCGCGGGAGCGGAGGGGCTGTTCTGCGGGGGGCCGGTCGCGGTCGAGGTCTTCCGGCAGGTCGACCCGGCGGCCACGGTCTCCTTCCCGGAGGAAGGGACCCGCATCTCCCCGGGGATGCGGGTGGGGGAGGCGGGCGGACCGCTCTCCTCGCTCCTGAGGGCGGAGAGGACCGCGCTGAACTTCCTGCAGCGTCTCTCAGGGATCGCCACCGCGACGGGCACGTTCGCCGCGCGTGTCGCCCCCTACGGTACCCGGATCCTGGACACCCGGAAGACCACCCCCCTGTGGCGGGCGCTCGAAAAGCACGCGGTGCGGACCGGAGGGGGGAGGAATCACCGCTTCACCCTCTCGGACGGGATCCTGGTCAAGGAGAACGGGATCCGCGCGGCGGGCGGGATCCCCGAAGCCGTCGCCGCCGCGAGGCAGGCGGCCCACCACCTGTCGCGCGTGCAGGTCGAGGTGGAGTCGCTGGAGGACGCGGAAGCGGCGGTCGCGGCCGGCGCGGACGCCCTCCTTCTCGACAACATGGCCCCCGCGCAGGTCCGCGAGGCGGTCGCCCGGTTCGGGTCGAAGGTCTTTCTCGAGGCCTCGGGCGGTATCCGCCTCGAGAACGTCGAGGAGTATGCGCGGACGGGGGTTCCGGCTCTCTCGGTCGGCGCGCTGACCCATTCCTCCCCCTCCCTGGACATCTCGTTCGAACTGGACCGATGAGCGCCCGGACCGTTTTCCCGCTCCTTCTCCTGCTCGCCTTTCTCTCCTCCACCGGCGGGAACGCGGCGTTCGCCGGGCAGGGGGAAGAGGCCTCCCCTGCCCGTGGATCGCGGGGATATCGGCTCTACGAGGAGACCGCCGCCTCGGTGAACGGCCGGGTTCTCTTCCGGACCGAACTGCTCCGGGAGGCCTGCCTTCTGCGCTGCGGGGCCTTCCCCGGGGACGAGCCGGCCGAGCTTCCCCTTCCGGAGGTCCGGGAGCGGAGGATCCGGGAGATCCTCGTCCTCCAGGAGGAGGAGAAGCTGGGGCTCGGACAGGTCGACAACGCCTCGGTCCTGGCGGCCGCCGCCGCCGCGAATGCGCGCCTTAAGGCCTGCCCTTCCCCCTGCGCGCGGGAGATCGACGCATCCGACCTTCGCGCGTTCGTGGAGCACCGGCTGGTCGTCCGGGAGTTTCTTCGGAAGCGGGTCGCCGTCTTCGTCGACGTGAACGAGGAGGAGGTCCGCCGGGAGATCGCGCGGCGGGTCTCCCGCGGGGAGATCCAGGGGGATCCGCCTACGGAGGAGCAGGTCCGGCTGGAGCTCTTCGAGGAGAAGGCCTCCCGGGAGATCCGAAACTGGTACGACCGGGTGGCATCGAAATCGAAGATCGTGCGTTCGCCTCTGGAGGAGAAATGAGCGGCGGAACCTATACCCTGTTGGTCCGCTCCTCGTTCGCGGCGGCCCACCGGCTCCGGGAATACGAGGGGAACTGCGAGCGGCTGCACGGGCACAACTGGCGGGTCGAGGCCTCGGTCGAGGCGGACCGGCTGGATTCCCGGGGGATCGCGCTCGACTTCCGGGTGATGAAGCGGGCCCTCAACGAGATCCTGGCCCGCCTGGACCACGGCTATCTGAACGACCTTCCCCCCTTCACGGAGGAGAACCCCTCCTCGGAGAATCTCGCACGGCACATCTACGAGGAGATGGAACGGAGGATCCCGGAGCCGGCGAGGGTCTGCCGGGTCGTCGTGTGGGAGTCGGAGGAGGCCCGGGCGGAGTATTCCCGCCCCCGTGGAACGGCCTAAGGACTAAGCTTCCGGCACCGATTCGTTCAGCCCCCGCAGGAGCGTCTCCAGGTCGATCCGGTGGACCTTCGCGCCATGCTCCAGGTTCTCGTACTCGGAGAGCTGGCAGCCGGCGCAATCGATTCCGAACCGCTGGAAGACGGGGATGGTCTGGGGGAAGTTCCGCAGGACATCCTCGATCTTCATGTCCTTGTGGATGCGCATGATCGCCCTCCCGGCGGATCTACCCGATTGTACCATGCCGTGCGTCTACGGAAGTTCGAGGAAATCCAGCGCGGGGACCGCCGGGATCCGCCCGATCCCGTGCGCCAGCCGGAAAAACCGTTCCAGCCCTTCCAGCTCCCCGTCGAGGTCGTAGGAGAGGTTCCGCCAGTACTCCCGCAGGAAGTCCGCGGGGATCCAGGACGGCCCGGGGGGGATGCCGTCGCCGCCGCCGCCGATCTCCGCGAGGGCGTCCCGCTTCGCGTCCAGAAGGGTGCGCGCGAAGGAGAGGACGGAATCCTCGCGCCCCCGCGTCGCCGTCCGGGAGACGATCCAGAGGGCGAAGACGAACGGGGTGCCGGTCTCCCTGTGCCACCATTCGCCGAGGTCGGTCACGTGCGGGGCGGTCCCCTCCAGCGTCGACCGGATCGCCTCGTCCCCGATCGCGAGGTAGGCGGGGTGCCGCAGCAGGGCCTCGGAGGGGGGGAGGGAGGTCCGGACCAGCGCGTTGCGTTTCCCCAGCGATTCCCGCAGCAGGATCTCCAGGAGGACGTTCGAGGTGTCGGATCTCCCCGTGACCGCCACCGGCTCGTCCGGGAGGGAGGAGAGCGGCATGTTCGAGAGGAGGACCACGCTCATCACCCTCTCCCTCGAGGCGACGGAGATGCCGGGGCAGAGCCGGTAGCTCCCGGGGGAGAGCGCATACTCGATCGAGGAGGAGGGGGAGATGTCCAGCCTCCCCTCCCGGAGCATCCGGTTCAGGTCGGCGGGATGCCCGGTCACGATGTGGACCTCCCCGGGACGGAGCCGGTCCTCCAGGATCCGGAAGATCGGGAAGAGGTTCGTGTACGGGATCTTTCCCACCCGCAGCGGAGCGACCCGGCTCATTCGTACCTCAGCGCCTCGATCGGATTCAGGGCGGCGGCCTTCCGCGCGGGATAGACGCCGAAGAAGATCCCCACGAACACCGAGAAGAAGAAGGCCAGGACGATCGCCCACGGGGGGATCTCCACCGGGATCTTCGGGACGAGGAGCCGGATTCCCCCCGCCCCCAGCACCCCCGCGAGCATCCCGAGGAAGCCCCCGGTGGCGGCGATCCCGGTCGACTCCAGGAGGAACTGGAGGAGGATGTCCCGGTGCCTCGCCCCCACGGCCTTGCGGATGCCGATCTCGTTCGTCCGCTCCTTCACGGTCACCAGCATGATGTTCATGATCCCGATCCCTCCCACCAGAAGCGAGATCGTGGCGATCCCGCCGAGCACGTAGGTCAGGGTGTCCAGGATCGTGTAGAGGGAGGAGAGCATCGCCGCCTGGTTCGTGATCGTGAAGTCCTCGTGGCGGTTGTGGTTCCTAAACAGGATCGAGCGGGCGAGCTCCCGCCCGCTCTCGATGTCGTTCTTGTTCCGGACCGAGAGGATGATCTCCAGGAGGGAGTCGGTGTCGAAGATCTCCTGGGCGGAGCGGACCGGGATGAAGACGATGTCGTCCAGGTCGATCCCGAGGCTCACCCCCTTGCGCTCCATGATCCCCACCACCCGGAAGCGGGCGCCGGAGACCTTCACGATCTCCCCGAGCGGGTTCGCGTTTCCGAACAGCTCCCGCTTCAGCGTCCTTCCCAGGACGCAGACCCTGCGCTTGGCCTCCACGTCGGACTCGGTTACGAAGCTGCCGATCTCCACGTGGAGGTTCCGCACCGCGGAGAAGGCGGGGTTCACCCCCAGGACCGGGACGTTCCGGGAGCGGGTTCCGGCCCGGACCTCGGCGGTCCCGAAGACCACCGGCGCCACCCCGGCGAAGAGATACCCCTTCTTCTCCAGCACCCGGGAGTCGTCCAGCGTCAGCTTGTGCCGCGTGGCCCCGATGATCGGCGGGCCTCCCTTGGTCTCGATCTTCCCCG
This window encodes:
- a CDS encoding valine--tRNA ligase → MGSQEQDKSYDPAKAESKWYEYWMEQRLFHADPSGPGEAYSIVIPPPNVTGSLHMGHALNVTLQDVLVRYHRMCGKNTLWLPGTDHAGIATQNVVERLLAREGVDRQTLGRDRFVERVWRWKEESGGAILNQLRRLGAACDWERERFTMDEGLSRAVREAFVRLYRKGLVYRGRYIINWCPRCRTALSDLEVAYEETKGALYYIRYPELSGRRSVVVVTTRPETMLGDTAVAVHPKDERYAGRTGATLRLPLMNRPIPLLADEMVDPAFGTGAVKITPAHDPNDFEVARRHELPSVQVIDDSGVMTKEAGRFSGMDRFRCREAVVEALRAENLLEREEPHLHNVGNCYRCRTVVEPMESIQWFVKTAPLAEPAIRAVRSGETRIVPGNWERTYFDWMENIRDWCVSRQIWWGHRIPAFHCDGCGHTMVETDRPDRCSSCGSGEVREEEDVLDTWFSSSLWPFSTMGWPDATEDLERYYPTSALVTGFDILFFWVARMMMMGIEFTGKAPFRDVVIHALVRDAKGEKMSKTRGNVIDPLELMERYGTDAFRFTLLAMAVQGRDIRMADDRLEGYRNFMNKIWQAGRFVRMHVDGNTSRALPADLPDVDRWILSRLTRAVDGIRKGIEEYRYNDAASAFYQFTWHEFCDWYLEMIKPSLLQESDPAARESQRAVLLHVFETLLALGHPFIPYITEEIWHLLPGERRSLLARSYPEADPAAAEVDVEERMGRLMEIVRAVRNIRSELNVPPAKKVEIRLKGRAEEMRFVRAHEEILLRLARAGRVAYKDPEYIPVQDATAVVNDIEVCIPLAGLIDFGQEAQRLRKEIDKASAELSVVGAKLANEKFVENAPPDIVEAHHERRTGLEEKIAKLSKNLELVSRYLA
- a CDS encoding nicotinate-nucleotide diphosphorylase (carboxylating) translates to MIHRLEFEETVRAALREDAPFGDPFGSAFTRAGRGVFLAGAEGLFCGGPVAVEVFRQVDPAATVSFPEEGTRISPGMRVGEAGGPLSSLLRAERTALNFLQRLSGIATATGTFAARVAPYGTRILDTRKTTPLWRALEKHAVRTGGGRNHRFTLSDGILVKENGIRAAGGIPEAVAAARQAAHHLSRVQVEVESLEDAEAAVAAGADALLLDNMAPAQVREAVARFGSKVFLEASGGIRLENVEEYARTGVPALSVGALTHSSPSLDISFELDR
- a CDS encoding 6-carboxytetrahydropterin synthase QueD — encoded protein: MSGGTYTLLVRSSFAAAHRLREYEGNCERLHGHNWRVEASVEADRLDSRGIALDFRVMKRALNEILARLDHGYLNDLPPFTEENPSSENLARHIYEEMERRIPEPARVCRVVVWESEEARAEYSRPRGTA
- a CDS encoding disulfide oxidoreductase → MRIHKDMKIEDVLRNFPQTIPVFQRFGIDCAGCQLSEYENLEHGAKVHRIDLETLLRGLNESVPEA